The Aerosakkonema funiforme FACHB-1375 genome contains a region encoding:
- a CDS encoding porin family protein, producing MNKFQPKAILLKQYTSYQRKRYAHELVWLKETPFAKGDVLTVKRSLFAGNFKPQSKFVRLTDFECCSEMEKTGNVSLCKHRLSKVQGEWGSYFAFSILLVSSSAVWSSVGLAAIASDPFGDREVASSLQLASKISSSFERINDKECFVTARSPYTRSLLRHQSESSTPSSISLTSKQNFLTQCVRLLTDSQWQLSPYGRLSEAGAPSLTTPVIPKVLRIHSHIPQTDTANLLAKQIIFPRGDRSSDDRLSPAAISSAYSFSAADLSSASLQVPIINQHLDIDERLNVVATLEELEALSDFSSIDRASLAQQPAGKPAQEIQPTPSPSPTSTPAPTQQQSQPSATEDDPDLGRLRLRERKVPPRQPQPIIHVVPRISYFYTSNVFSGVDPISDSQFIPSVTIWSAPMLRKGTYLTTSIDGYLIRYLNESQYDYNFVRFRTGINKRIGSNTFGEVGWSNQQYFRASNGDRFLNEHSAYLSLSRRDWLTRRLALDSYYDVRFSFADPDSRSRIINYLSLSFSYYLQKNLQVGLDYQFSFLDYTKTLREDYYQRLLGRLTYQVSSDSQISVRGGLTTGNSSESYIDYDDFFFSVTYSVDWQIFK from the coding sequence TTGAATAAATTTCAGCCTAAAGCTATACTCCTCAAGCAATACACCAGCTATCAGCGAAAGCGCTACGCCCACGAGCTAGTATGGCTTAAGGAAACACCCTTTGCTAAAGGTGACGTTTTGACAGTAAAAAGATCTTTATTTGCTGGTAATTTCAAGCCACAATCTAAGTTTGTGCGACTGACTGATTTTGAATGCTGTTCAGAAATGGAAAAGACAGGAAATGTCTCGCTTTGCAAGCACCGCCTCTCAAAGGTGCAAGGGGAATGGGGCTCATATTTCGCGTTTTCGATTTTGTTAGTATCGAGTAGCGCAGTCTGGTCTTCTGTTGGATTGGCGGCGATCGCGTCCGATCCATTTGGCGATCGGGAAGTTGCTTCTTCTCTCCAATTGGCTTCAAAGATATCCTCTAGTTTTGAACGGATAAACGATAAGGAGTGCTTTGTAACTGCTCGATCTCCCTACACTCGATCGCTTCTTCGCCACCAGTCCGAATCTTCGACGCCAAGTAGCATTTCCCTGACTTCCAAACAGAACTTTCTGACGCAATGCGTGAGGTTGTTAACCGATTCCCAATGGCAGCTATCACCTTATGGAAGGCTATCTGAAGCAGGTGCGCCATCTCTGACAACGCCTGTAATCCCAAAGGTGCTAAGAATACACTCTCATATTCCACAAACCGATACAGCTAACCTACTGGCGAAACAAATTATTTTTCCAAGGGGCGATCGCAGCTCGGACGATCGACTGTCCCCAGCCGCAATATCTTCAGCATATAGCTTTTCCGCAGCAGACTTGAGTAGCGCCAGTTTGCAAGTTCCGATAATTAATCAACATCTCGATATTGATGAGCGGCTAAACGTAGTAGCAACTTTAGAAGAATTAGAAGCATTGTCTGATTTTAGTTCGATCGATCGTGCTTCTCTGGCGCAGCAGCCAGCCGGAAAGCCTGCACAAGAAATTCAACCAACACCATCGCCTTCCCCCACCTCTACACCTGCACCAACACAACAACAGTCGCAACCTTCTGCAACGGAAGACGATCCAGATTTGGGTAGGCTGCGCCTGCGGGAAAGGAAAGTGCCGCCACGTCAGCCTCAGCCAATTATCCATGTAGTGCCCAGAATCAGTTATTTTTACACCAGCAACGTTTTTTCTGGGGTCGATCCGATTTCAGATAGCCAGTTTATTCCCAGCGTAACGATCTGGTCGGCACCAATGTTGAGAAAGGGAACTTATTTAACTACTTCGATCGATGGTTATCTAATTCGCTATCTGAATGAATCGCAGTACGATTACAATTTTGTCAGATTCAGAACCGGTATTAACAAACGAATTGGCTCTAATACCTTCGGCGAAGTAGGTTGGAGCAATCAACAATATTTTAGGGCAAGTAATGGCGATCGCTTTTTAAACGAACATTCCGCTTACCTGTCCCTTTCTCGAAGAGATTGGCTGACTCGACGGCTGGCTCTGGATTCTTACTACGACGTTCGTTTCAGTTTTGCCGATCCGGATAGCCGCAGTCGAATTATCAATTATTTATCCCTTTCTTTTAGCTACTATTTGCAAAAGAATTTACAGGTTGGTTTGGATTACCAATTTAGCTTTCTCGACTACACTAAGACACTGCGCGAAGACTATTATCAGCGCCTGCTAGGGCGCTTAACTTACCAAGTATCGAGCGATAGCCAAATAAGCGTTAGAGGTGGTTTAACGACCGGAAATTCTAGCGAATCGTATATTGATTACGATGACTTTTTCTTCAGTGTCACTTACAGTGTTGATTGGCAAATTTTTAAATAA
- a CDS encoding pentapeptide repeat-containing protein: protein MSISITMPKSDRNITQHSFAPEKWIDTRSCTLGCLGYVAGILTLPIVVFLTLNTPDARKQRFLERKTNECQRCDLSNQDLSLRQFNNADFSKANLQNVVLGGAKLRNAKFSYANLKHSVLRQANLENANFDGANLSQADFRCGAGTCTYLSGTSFKNANLTGANFQSVGFTPVGEIGLPNVDFTGADLREANFNGASLKGALLERAKFCKTRMPDGKISNRDC, encoded by the coding sequence ATGTCAATCTCTATAACAATGCCCAAGTCCGATCGAAATATAACTCAACACTCCTTCGCGCCAGAAAAGTGGATCGATACTCGCTCCTGTACTCTAGGTTGTCTGGGCTATGTAGCTGGAATCTTAACTTTGCCAATCGTTGTATTTCTGACGTTGAATACACCTGATGCCAGAAAGCAACGGTTTTTGGAGCGCAAAACGAATGAATGTCAGCGATGCGACCTATCTAACCAGGATCTATCACTCAGGCAGTTTAACAATGCAGATTTCTCAAAAGCAAATTTGCAAAATGTGGTTTTAGGAGGCGCTAAATTAAGGAACGCAAAATTTTCCTATGCTAATCTCAAACACTCTGTTCTGCGGCAAGCTAATCTAGAAAATGCAAATTTTGATGGTGCGAATTTGTCTCAAGCGGATTTTCGTTGTGGTGCCGGGACTTGCACCTATCTGAGCGGTACAAGCTTTAAAAATGCAAATTTAACAGGGGCTAATTTTCAATCTGTTGGGTTCACACCAGTAGGTGAGATAGGGTTGCCAAATGTTGATTTCACAGGAGCAGATTTGAGGGAAGCAAACTTTAATGGTGCGAGCTTAAAGGGTGCCTTGCTGGAACGAGCCAAATTCTGTAAAACAAGGATGCCGGATGGAAAAATTTCCAACCGAGACTGCTAA